The DNA window CTTCGCCTTTCATTAGGCGCGCGGAGCCGCGGCGGGTGAGCGGGAGCGATCTTCCCTTGAGCTTGAGCAGCCGCCAGAGCATCGGGGCAGGGGCAGAGAGATGAACCTGTCGCCAGGGCAAGGGCAGGCCGCTCGCTCTGTTGCCAATAACTTGCCAACTGCCCTCTACCCTCATGGGGCGATCTTTCAGCTATCATACGTCAGAAAGAGTGTTTAGGGTCACTGAAGGTTATCGGAGTTGTGGGGCATCGAAAATTTGTTTGGGATAAGCTAGTCCATCAACCCATACTCTGTAACTGCAAGGACTAGTGGTGTAGGAACACATGAGATGGATAAATGCAAACACTATCCGGCAGATAAAAGGAACCTGTTTTTTAGACGAGCAACCATTTTCATACTCATCTCCTCTCAAAGCTTTGCACCACCACCAGTAAAGAGAGAGAGCTTCCTTTTGAGAATACAGCAAAAGAATCTAATGGTAAGCACAGATTACAATTCGTGGTGAATTAGTTCCACCAGTTTCTCAACGGGAAACAAGCAGGAAACAATATATCTGTCGCTAGCCACAAATCGATCGGTGTGCCGTGTGCCTTAGCCCTTAGGCCTTGGACTGCTCTACCTGGCAGAAGGGTATGAAACAGTAACGGAAGCGTTAGAGTAAACTAAGCTTGGATCCAAGAAAAATGTCGGTCTTGCAGCAGGAGGCAGAGAACTGGTAGCATCGCCGTCTAGCATCACCACGACATCCGACATTGCAGGTCGGTCCACGGGATTCTGCTGAAGGCACAGCAAGCCGATGTTTACGCATTTTAGCACCTCAGTCTCCGAGTAGTTCCTTCCCAGGGAATCATCTACCATCTCTGCAATTGCTCCCTCAGACCAGTGCCTCCATACCTAGCATCAGTTTCATGTGTGCAGAATCAGCAACAATGCAAGTACTATTACAGGCAAGATATATAGTGTGTTGACTGCCAATGCAAGTACTCACGATGCTTATAATGTCTTCGTTCTGGTCATAGAAGTAACTTCCGGCGTTTCTCTGCCCCGTTACGATCTCTATAACAAGGATGCCGAAACTGAACACATCCGATTTCGTGGAGTACTGTCCACGCATCACGTACTCAGGAGACATGTAGCCACTGCAATGAGAAGAATTAGCACCATGTTCAGCTAGAGGGCATTATGTGCCTGAATAGCAGGCTAAACCGAATGGTTAACAGATTGACAGTAATTGATTACAATGTCCCGACGATGCGGTTGGTGACATCTCGTGTCTGGTCTTGCCCGAAGAGCCTGGCTAGGCCGAAATCACCAATTTTAGGGTTCATGTCTGCATCCAACAAAACATTGCTCGCTTTCATGTCGCGGTGGACAATTTTCTTCTGAGAGTCTTCATGAAGATACTGCAATCCTCGAGCAACTCCTTCTATTATGTTGAATCGTTTCCTCCAATCCAGCCGTCTTTTTTCCTCGGGGTCTAACAAACAATCAGAATTTTAAAGTTACTGAAAGTGCAGATATGTTAATgaaacaaagtgcaaaaattCTCTTGGAAGATCTATAGTACCAAAAAGAATAGTGTCGAGGCTTTTGTTGGGCATGTACTCGTAGACAAGCAATTTTTCTCCCTCTTCTAAGCAAAAACCCTCTAATCGAACGAGATTCTTGTGATGAAGTTTGGCCACCAGAACTAGCTCGTTTCTTAGTTCTTCCAGGCCCTGATCTGAACCCTTTGACAGCCTCTTCACGGCCACTTCTTGTCCGGAAAGATCTCCCTGCGTAAATTTAATATCTTTCATAATTTTAATTCAATAAATAGAATATACATCATCGAAAAGTTTTAAAAGTTTCACACCTTATATTCTCAGTAATTGAGTACTAGTTTTCTTTTTAAAACAATCTTGAGTACTAAATCCATGCTTTCAATATGCTTTTACTTCATATTTTGATCATCCTTGTTTTGTTTAAATCAACTATCTTGTATACATTTTGCAGCAATAGCGCAAAATTTTTTTTGCATAAAAGCTTGCTGCCAACTTTTAAAGAAGTTTTTATCATTACCTTATAAACTGCACCAAATCCTCCTTGGCCAAGTTTATTGCTCTCATCAAAGTTATTTGTTGCTACTTGCAGTGATTCCAGAGATAACAATGTTGACTTGATGCTTTCAAAGTCCTCGGCCGTAGGGGCTGGTAAAATTTCCATCAATTCCATTACAGATAGTACTAAATTTTCCTCAAAGGAAATGATAATGCTAAAGAACGAAAAGTTTATAGCTTCATGCCAAACTGTGCAGAGAACTTACTTCGGCGGGGAAGCTTTGTTCCTCGGGATCTTCTTTTCTTACTCACATTCCAGACATAAAGGGTTGTGGCAGCTACTACAGCGATAAACACTATTGGCAGTATAATTCCAAGAAGTTTGCCTGCTGAATTGATTTTACCTGTGATTTTGCCAAAAAAAACACAGTTCAAGTTTGTCCAGTACTACAGGGTTTTTTTTGGCTATCTTAGCTCATGCTCAATGAACAAAATGAAGCTATTGTTCAGAAACTCCCGGATGATGCAGTAGTGTGCCGTAGGCACACAGCAGTGCAATTTGACTAATTCACTTCTTAAATGGGCCAAGTTAGAGATATTCGAGTGGGCCTGAGGTAGATTCATCTTTCTTTTTTGAATGGATCATATACTCGTATGTTCTTTCCCTCTGTTCTTTTTAGGAAAGCAAAGATGTCAAGACTCAAGAGGAATAAAGCATTCACCTCCCGTAGTGCCCGGTACAGCCACCGTCGAAGGCGCCGGCGCTGGAGCGGCCGCGTCGCCGTTCATCTGCAGCTTCACCATCGGAGCGCCGGTGTAGAACTTGTCACCGAGCTCGGACCTCAGGTTGCACCGCGAGCCAGCGAGCCTTGCGCCCTCCCCGTTGGGCTCGAACCCGCTCCCGTTCCACCACGTCGCCACCAGGTCGCCGAGGCACCCCCGGCACTGCGCCGGCGACAGGTCCCCCGCGCACTGCGCCATGGACCAGATGTTGGGGACCCGCGGGTCGAGCCCCACCAGCTGCCCCGTGGCGAAGTAAAAcctcggcgacggcgacgggggCGAGCTGTCCACCGCGTAGCGCGCGGTGGCGTTGAGCAGACGCGTGACCGCGGCGTCGTAGGCGGCGACGTCGACGCCGCTGGGGATGCTGGTGCCGCTGATGAGGGGCACCATGCCGGTGTTGTTGGGCGAGGCGAGGAAGTCGGCGCCGGCGACGCGGACGTAGCACTGGTTGTAGAcgagcgcggcgtcgcgggtgcGGTTGCAGACCCGCTGCACGTCCTGGCCGGCGCGGGTGCCGCAGTCGAAGCAGTCGGACGCGCTGAGGTCGCCGCGGCAGAGCACGAGGCCGTAGACGGcgtccgcgccggcgccggcggagcCCGACGCGAAGAGCGCGGGCGAGTTGGAGGCGTTGGCGCGGAGGACGGAGATGAGCCGCAGGGTGCTGTTCGCGTAGGCGCTGCCGGCGGAGTAGTTGCCGCCCTGGCCGTCGCAGACCGCCCACGGctgcgcggcggcgaggggcgccgccgccacggcgaCGAGCAGCGCTAGGACAGGGACGCGGGCGGCGAGCGGAGGAGCCATGGGTGGAACACAACAACGAACTGGCTGGCGTGGCTGGTGAGAGACGTGAGATGGAAGCCAGCTAGCTTGATGGATGCCGCGGATAAACTTGGCAACTTGGCACGGAGGAGGAGCGCCAGCGATGCATGCATGGAATGGAGATGGCGGTAGCCGGTAGTACACTAGCGCGATATCATAGCAGGTGGGTGGGTGTCCATGGCAACTTGTTGGCGGCCTGCCGAGATCGACGCGTTCCCTTTAGGACGCCATGAAATTGGCGAATTCCAAAAGGAGAAGAGGACGGAAAGGGGAGCTGCATGTTGCTTGGCGCTCGGCTGCAGGTTTCGCAGAAGCCTGACCGGAGCAGCTGCACGTGCTTCAACTTGGCAATACTTTGATCGTTTCTGGAGTGAGGATACTATACTAAGGCAGGCGCGTCCACAGGATGGATTAAACAAGGCCAGAGCCGTCGACGTCGTCACCGGACATGCCGCGGCGAAAGCATATATGTGGAGTGTGGCTTGTGACTTGGAATTGGAAGACCGCGGCGCAGCTGGTGCGTGGTTTGTTCGGTCGCGGAGCCGCACAAAAAGAAAGAGGGGGAGGTGAGGTCAGATACACGGAACTCGTCGTCCGTGCCTGCCAATAATGTTGCCGATGTATGCTGGTGTTCAATGTTCAAGGTCGCAGGTCCGCCGCATCCACACGCGGTTTGCTTGCTCCGGTCCGTGCGGCACACCGTCGTCGCCGGATCGTCGGCTTGAATCCTGCGGGCGGAACGCGGACGATCAacgcggcgccgcggcggcggcggcgtcagtGGGGACCGGATCTCCGGCCGCGCATATGCCTGCCGGCATTCCCGCGACGCGACCGCCTGCGAGCCCCGGCGACACGCCGGACaagtgcgggcggcggcgggtcggaGAATCTTGTCTCGGCGCTTCGTTCCAGAGCCCACCGGGGGGCGGGGGCCGACGTCGCTGGAGACGGACGGGGGCAGTCCAGTGCCCTTTTCCATTTTGGCTGCTGGCAGGCAGCTAAGGACAGGCGGTCGTCCCTTGTGGCAGGGGCAGGGCATCGGGTGGTGAAACCTGTCAGCAGCCATTGCCCTGTTGCCAACTTGCCCCGTGGCGACGGGGACGCACGGCTGCTCACTGCCCTCCTCCTCGTTCCGTTCGTCTTCCGCGTTGTCCAGAATCCAGATCGTACTACGTTGTCGGCCGGATACCACTGCAGCAGTCTGCCTACTTACCTCGTCAGCCCTCGCGGGTCCCAGCATAGCCCAGCTCTGCCGAGCCAACAACAAGGCCCCCGGCCCGTGAGGCCCAGAGCCGCGGAGCTTTCGACCAAACTGGCCCACGGCTTCTTCCGCCAACGCAGTGGCATCAGACGACGACGATTCAAGGCCCACATGTTGGCTGCCAGTCAGCTCGAAATGGACCGGTGATTCAGGAGTGGTTCTGCAACAAGAGCGAAGATCATGCGAGCCACCAACTCCATCCGCTGCTGGTCCGGACAGATGCGATCAGTGGAAGCCCTTCCATAGTCGTGCCCACGTACGTAGTCGTAGTGGCTGCACGATGCTCCCGGAATCGAATCGTCGGTACCCAACCGAGGGGAGACTGAGATCACGCTTGTGGCTCTCCAAGGTCAAACCATAGACAACCAAGCCCTGCGTTGACCTTCCCAACCCGATCGCAAGCAGGTTCACGCCGCGGGCGTCTCAGGCGCAATGCACAGCTGAGCTACGCATGCTAATGTGTTTCGTGGACGGCCACAAACACTTGTTCAGTTGATTCACCCAAGAGGAAGAAACAAGGGCAACTTTGCGCGCATGTCCTATAGCTTCTGTATATATACTCCCAGCTATTTCGCTGCGGCAATACATCGTGTCTTCAGACAACCGATCGCAGTGCAAAGACACATCGACCGTACCTGAAGCAGTTGGTCGCTCTACGACTTGAGGACATGAAGGCCAGCTCCGGAGCTCTGCTCGCCGCCGTGGCGTTCGCGGCGGTGGCCGCGACGGCGGTGGCGACGACCTACACGGTCGGGGGCACCGACAAGTGGGACACCTACATCGACTACGACAAGTGGACGGCCGGCAAGACCTTCATGGTCGGCGACACCATAGGTGCGTTCCTGCTACAGTCCATGCTTATCGACCGATCAGTGGATCACAGCTCGGTGAAGAATGCACCATTGCTTGCGGCTAACAACGCAAGCTTGTGCCTTGACATGCATGGCAGAGTTCAAGTACATGCCGTACCACAACGTGCTGGAGGTGACGGAGGAGGACTACGCCGCCTGCAACCCGGGCAGCCCCATCTCCACCCACTCCGGCGGCGACACCACCTTCAACCTCACCGCCGCGGGCACCCGCTACTTCATCTGCGGCATCCCGCGCCACTGTCTCAACGGCACCATGCACGTCAAGATCACCACCGTCCCctacggcgccgccgccgcgcccggcggCCCCGCGCAGGCTCCGCTCGGCTCGACCCCGGCCGACGCCTTCGCGCCGGGGCCGGCGGGGTACAGGGTGGCCATGGACGCCGCCGGGAAGTCGCCGGTGGCCGCGCCGAGCGACGCGCCGCGGTATCGGCAGCCCGCAGCGGCGGTGGCCGGCCTGGCGTTGGctgctctggtggccctggtcGCTTAAGCTGGCGACGTGCGTGTTTGCGCGCACGTTGTAGTTTTGAGTTACTGCGTATCCCAATTCCCAAGTCTTGTGGAGCTGTATTTAACTATTCATTTCTGCTTCTTCTTTTTTAACTGCTGTCGTCTATTTATATTCGATAAATGGGTGTAAATTGTGACATTTACTTCTTGGTAATTAATTCCATTTTGAGGAGCCGGCATTGGTTCTTTCTTCAGTTATTACAGACTGGCATGCTGTCTATGATACAATACAACACCCAACACCATGTCCAGTTTCCAATTGCCAGTAGTGCCAGAGTTATTCCTCAGAAATACACACAGGAAATCTGAATAGCTTCCATTTCTTATACAAATCCAATTTATCTTTCTTCATCAGAGAGATGGAAGACTGACAGCCAATATATTTCAGGCAAAAGAACGTGGACTAACGGTGAGCACGTCTTGCCAAGTGGTGGTGAGCACGTTATAACTCATAACTAACACAGCAAGCGCCACAAGCATGTACTGCACATCCATCAACCATCGTGCTTTCCACTACCACACCTGCaagatttcttttttttttgaacgaaCTGGCAGGACCTCTGCCTTTCAATCAAGCGGGACACTTGCCATCAGTTTTTACATGTTAGGAACATGGGACGACCTCTATGCAACGGAGTACCAGAAAAATAGATATAACCTAATCTCTGCCAAACCGAGGTGTAATGTGGCAGACAATGGCGATATAATTCTACGGCATATAATTCTCATTTGATTTAAGTGACGGAATTTATTTACCATATAATATACAACGGTGCCATCGGACCACCCATGTCACGAGCTGACACACATATAACCTTCCAAGTTCTGGAGTCAACTACACCGACAGCACTGCGGACAGAGCTAGACTTGAATCAATGGAGGGCGGCATCGCCTCTTTCCACCTTATGCGACAGGAGGGCAAGACTTGGGGTCATTTGAGGTGTCGACATCAGAAGGTGGCATGAACTGCCACATCGGGAACCCAGGGTAGCCAATCACAGGCATCATCAGCTTGTGACAGGCAGCTGCCGGCCCTTGGGGAGCGGCGAAGGCAGAGGCTGGCATCACAGGAGGGTGCGGTACCAGGCTTGGGCGGGAGTTCAGGAACTTGATCTGCTGCTCCAGGCTCTCTTTCTCGGCCTTCAGCCTTTGCTTCTCATCGCGCAGCTCATTCTTCTCGGCCTGCAGAAGCAAAGTAATTGAGGGTGAAATAGTTTTTCAGATGAATAACCTGCAAAATAAAATGCCAAAACCTTTTGCAGTAAATGACATGCTTAATCATATACCTCTAGATAATTTATGGAAAACATGTATCCAAGCAAAGAAGTGCATACAACAAAGTAAAGAGTTAATGAACAAGTTTCTAAGCCTATGAATCCCAAACACAGCTTACGAGTTTAGCCATTTAAAAAATACATTATATGGATAAAGTACAAACTTGCTACGGCCAGCAGTACAAAATAAGTAAACCCACAAAAGACTGACAAGTGTAAAAACAATTTTCTTCAGAAACGTTCCGTTGTTAAGACTGGATGAATTAAATCTAGATAAAAAGTTTGACCAAATGGAAAAGGTTATCATAAATCAAGGAAATGAAACAATATGTAAGTGCCTAAACAACAAAACACGCCATCTCCTGTCTGAACAGCAACATAAATAACTTGGCCATATGAAACAGGAAAGACCTTCAACTCTTTGATCTTCTCTTGGAGACTCTCATTTGAATCCTTCAGCTTTTTTGCTTCACTACGCAATTCTCCTACTACACGAATAGCATCATTCAATATAGCTGATTTGTCCATTTTAGGAGTCTTCCCTGGCTCCAAGATGGCACCCAATTCTAGGAATCTAACAAAAAGAATATCATAAGTACAAATGTACAATTATAGTTAACAAATACAATAATGTTACTGAGAAAAGCAGATTAAACAATATATTGAAATGCAAACAGTCTTATTGCCAGGGAACATACCTCTCGTTCAGCTTGTCCCTTCTAATCTTCTCCCTGCATGCTTTAGTGCTTGGTTGTGCTGTACTTTCCGACCTAGGACTGGAATATTTTTTTTGTTCATAGAAACATTCAATGATAATAGGAACAAAAATTAAAATTGTATGGCTGAAATGCAGAATACAAAGAATAAAGATACAAACCGTTTATTTGTTGTCTGTTCTTTTCCCTGATCAGAGTCCACAGAGCCACTGATTTCCACACTGCTAAAATGACAGCTGCAGTTAGGATGTCGAATATCCAGATAATGCACAAGAATAAGTAGCACAAAAGCAAATAATATAGCATAGGAAATAAAATACCTATGCGGGATGTAAAACAATACTTAGTAAATAAAAATTCGCAAATTGGGACATTGCATTTTTGTAAGTCATAACATCACAAACTACATCGGATGAAATATCTTGGAAAAAAGAAGAATATACCTTAGACAACACACAATATATCTGTTTCATGCGGACAACCTGATACCCCAAACATTCCCAACTTAACATCGAAATTCTGAGCATATATAATAAAGACAAAACTACAAACAAACAGAATCCCATCGACAAAAGAAACAGAGCTGTCAATACTTGATCACAATATAGTAATCCTCGACACCAATCAGCTTACATTTCCTCTGTATACATCTATGAAGGATTCAATTACGACAACTAAACTGCAAATTCAATGTTTGCAAACTTTTTTTGCAGACCTATCAGATTGAACCAAGAGAGCTTCATACATTTTCAATACAAAACAAATTTTGACCAACAACGTTTTATCCATTCATGTCCGGATGTCCCAGTGAACATCGGTAGTACCTAGTCACATAAAGGTCCAACAATAGAGCCGCCACAAGTTGATTGAAGAATGGGGTCTGTACATTTCATAGACTACAAGCAACCATAGCACACAGATGACAGATAGTAGTAAATTGGAAACACGAAAGGCCCCCAGTAACTACGTCTACTTCTTCTGTTGCGCATGCACGATCCCTAGAACACGGTCCAAATCCCACCGCTCAGGCGCTTCACCAAATTCCGATCAAACTCCTGGTAACAACAATTACACCACGATTCATGCAAATGCACTGCGCACGAGACAATCTATAGACACCACGGCAACAAATCGCACAAAATGTAACCCAAACCCAGGGCATCCGTCCACCCAGCCCCCGCCAGGCCCGAGCCCGAATCGAGACCGTACGCCGGCAATTACCAGGGACTGGGAGCCGGCGCGGCAGCGACGGCCTGCATCGGCGCCTGCACCCCCAGCGGCTGCATGGGTGCCGCCGCCGACCAGAAGAATCCCCCCGCGGGGGCCGCGGCGAagtcggcggcgac is part of the Panicum hallii strain FIL2 chromosome 2, PHallii_v3.1, whole genome shotgun sequence genome and encodes:
- the LOC112879322 gene encoding cysteine-rich receptor-like protein kinase 10 → MAPPLAARVPVLALLVAVAAAPLAAAQPWAVCDGQGGNYSAGSAYANSTLRLISVLRANASNSPALFASGSAGAGADAVYGLVLCRGDLSASDCFDCGTRAGQDVQRVCNRTRDAALVYNQCYVRVAGADFLASPNNTGMVPLISGTSIPSGVDVAAYDAAVTRLLNATARYAVDSSPPSPSPRFYFATGQLVGLDPRVPNIWSMAQCAGDLSPAQCRGCLGDLVATWWNGSGFEPNGEGARLAGSRCNLRSELGDKFYTGAPMVKLQMNGDAAAPAPAPSTVAVPGTTGGKINSAGKLLGIILPIVFIAVVAATTLYVWNVSKKRRSRGTKLPRRTPTAEDFESIKSTLLSLESLQVATNNFDESNKLGQGGFGAVYKGDLSGQEVAVKRLSKGSDQGLEELRNELVLVAKLHHKNLVRLEGFCLEEGEKLLVYEYMPNKSLDTILFDPEEKRRLDWRKRFNIIEGVARGLQYLHEDSQKKIVHRDMKASNVLLDADMNPKIGDFGLARLFGQDQTRDVTNRIVGTFGYMSPEYVMRGQYSTKSDVFSFGILVIEIVTGQRNAGSYFYDQNEDIISIVWRHWSEGAIAEMVDDSLGRNYSETEVLKCVNIGLLCLQQNPVDRPAMSDVVVMLDGDATSSLPPAARPTFFLDPSLVYSNASVTVSYPSAR
- the LOC112883120 gene encoding stellacyanin-like is translated as MKASSGALLAAVAFAAVAATAVATTYTVGGTDKWDTYIDYDKWTAGKTFMVGDTIEFKYMPYHNVLEVTEEDYAACNPGSPISTHSGGDTTFNLTAAGTRYFICGIPRHCLNGTMHVKITTVPYGAAAAPGGPAQAPLGSTPADAFAPGPAGYRVAMDAAGKSPVAAPSDAPRYRQPAAAVAGLALAALVALVA
- the LOC112882869 gene encoding transcription factor ILR3 isoform X2 yields the protein MASPEGTTWVFDCPLMDDLAVAADFAAAPAGGFFWSAAAPMQPLGVQAPMQAVAAAPAPSPCVEISGSVDSDQGKEQTTNKRPRSESTAQPSTKACREKIRRDKLNERFLELGAILEPGKTPKMDKSAILNDAIRVVGELRSEAKKLKDSNESLQEKIKELKAEKNELRDEKQRLKAEKESLEQQIKFLNSRPSLVPHPPVMPASAFAAPQGPAAACHKLMMPVIGYPGFPMWQFMPPSDVDTSNDPKSCPPVA
- the LOC112882869 gene encoding transcription factor ILR3 isoform X1, which produces MASPEGTTWVFDCPLMDDLAVAADFAAAPAGGFFWSAAAPMQPLGVQAPMQAVAAAPAPSPCSVEISGSVDSDQGKEQTTNKRPRSESTAQPSTKACREKIRRDKLNERFLELGAILEPGKTPKMDKSAILNDAIRVVGELRSEAKKLKDSNESLQEKIKELKAEKNELRDEKQRLKAEKESLEQQIKFLNSRPSLVPHPPVMPASAFAAPQGPAAACHKLMMPVIGYPGFPMWQFMPPSDVDTSNDPKSCPPVA